The Sporocytophaga myxococcoides DSM 11118 genome window below encodes:
- the ttcA gene encoding tRNA 2-thiocytidine(32) synthetase TtcA, whose protein sequence is MENQDFEFEKLERKLRKAVWNAIEDYKMIEDGDKIMVCLSGGKDSYTMLDILMHIQQNGKYSFEIIAVNLDQKQPDFPEHILPEYLTRLGVPFKIIERDTYTIVKEKTPEGKTLCTLCSRLRRGTLYTAAKELGATKIALGHHREDIIETFFLNLFFSGKMEAMPAKYKTDNQEHIVIRPLAFCKEKEIEKYSVAKAYPIIPCNLCGSQQNMQRQVIKKMLENWEKEYSDRTEVIFNALKNISPSHLLDKDLYDFEGFMSLVKDKGVAEKCD, encoded by the coding sequence ATGGAAAATCAGGATTTTGAATTCGAAAAACTCGAAAGAAAGCTTAGAAAAGCTGTTTGGAATGCGATAGAGGATTATAAGATGATTGAAGACGGAGATAAGATTATGGTATGCCTCTCCGGTGGAAAAGATAGTTATACTATGTTGGATATCCTTATGCATATTCAGCAAAATGGAAAATATTCTTTTGAAATTATAGCTGTCAACTTGGATCAGAAACAGCCTGATTTCCCAGAGCACATCCTTCCTGAATACCTAACCCGCCTCGGTGTACCTTTTAAAATTATAGAGCGTGATACTTACACGATTGTTAAAGAAAAAACTCCGGAAGGAAAAACGCTTTGCACTCTTTGTTCAAGATTAAGAAGAGGTACTTTATACACTGCAGCAAAAGAACTTGGCGCAACAAAAATTGCATTGGGACACCACAGGGAAGACATTATTGAGACATTCTTCCTGAATCTTTTCTTCAGTGGAAAAATGGAAGCAATGCCAGCCAAATACAAAACTGATAACCAAGAGCATATAGTGATAAGACCTCTGGCGTTCTGTAAGGAAAAAGAAATTGAAAAATATTCTGTTGCGAAGGCTTATCCGATTATTCCATGCAATCTTTGTGGTTCCCAGCAAAATATGCAGAGACAGGTAATTAAAAAAATGCTAGAAAATTGGGAAAAAGAATATTCTGACAGAACGGAGGTTATTTTTAATGCCTTGAAGAATATATCACCATCCCATTTGTTGGATAAAGATCTTTATGATTTTGAAGGTTTTATGTCTCTAGTGAAAGACAAAGGCGTTGCGGAAAAATGTGATTAA
- a CDS encoding HAD family hydrolase: protein MNDSDFLKLMQQSQPVIKTVFVDIGGVLLSNSWDGKCVKDSINFFGIEAEEVMFRHTEVASLYYCGKISLDEYIKYVVFYTDRNFGCGEYKNFVFEQSKPNDEMIKYIKFLRGHFRLKIVALNNEGRELNEFRIKKFKLQEFVDTFISSSYLKLCKPDPEFYKIALDISGSDASEVLYIEERELMTTIAGKLGIKSILHSNYKITRKEVEKYGFYLPEETLFG, encoded by the coding sequence ATGAATGATTCAGATTTTCTAAAATTGATGCAACAATCACAGCCAGTTATAAAAACTGTTTTTGTTGATATTGGAGGAGTTTTATTATCCAATAGTTGGGATGGCAAATGTGTGAAAGATTCGATAAACTTTTTTGGAATAGAAGCAGAAGAGGTTATGTTCAGACATACAGAGGTTGCTTCTCTGTACTATTGCGGCAAAATAAGTCTTGATGAATATATTAAGTATGTTGTTTTTTATACGGATAGAAATTTCGGATGTGGTGAGTATAAAAATTTCGTCTTTGAGCAATCAAAGCCTAATGATGAGATGATCAAATATATAAAATTTTTAAGAGGACATTTTCGATTGAAAATAGTAGCCCTTAATAATGAAGGCAGAGAACTGAATGAATTTAGAATTAAAAAATTTAAGCTTCAGGAATTTGTGGACACGTTTATTTCTTCCTCTTACCTGAAGCTCTGTAAGCCAGATCCTGAATTTTACAAAATAGCACTTGATATTTCAGGCTCCGATGCGAGTGAAGTTTTATATATCGAAGAACGGGAACTAATGACAACTATAGCAGGGAAGCTCGGCATCAAATCTATATTGCATAGCAATTATAAAATAACAAGAAAGGAAGTCGAAAAGTATGGCTTCTATCTTCCGGAAGAAACTCTATTCGGATAA
- a CDS encoding sensor histidine kinase has translation MVYTHFRNFVFYLYKNYLDHITVEYSKKIVSDKAHFLRLYYNNIPENDFYCLRAAMEQYLKSVYTGEYIPINKYYEFKEAQVEKFTLRVNDIRSSIIEYLMFYTTDINKISEVIKEMNHFYAVQEGLILKDFFSLRQQEIEAAKEALDQKSAAPLYSDNKSLMNASVERSFIELKERDSNLKKAYSELDDFINKVYIELKAPVSNIEGLVKEMMLEVNNDSGEAELLRQMLNTSLERIKKTIELLIEISEIYNTDLLDQKYSINFSDILDEVLEDINPVLFDGKLTVVREFQVLTIHFSKKQLKSVLLNLLLNSIKFKTPGNNVRVVIKTQMQKGRLLLSFCDNGIGISPKDHKRIFQAFRKAHDVEDGLGGGLYLVKSIMERNNGKIEVDSESGYGTIFNLIFNTPPFDFKLS, from the coding sequence ATGGTTTATACTCATTTCAGAAACTTTGTATTCTATCTTTATAAAAATTACCTGGATCATATAACAGTAGAATATTCAAAAAAAATAGTTTCTGACAAGGCTCATTTCCTAAGGCTTTATTATAATAACATTCCTGAAAATGACTTCTATTGTCTTCGGGCTGCAATGGAACAGTACCTCAAATCAGTCTATACGGGTGAATATATTCCTATAAATAAATATTATGAATTCAAGGAGGCTCAGGTTGAAAAATTTACATTAAGAGTAAATGATATAAGGAGTTCTATTATTGAATATCTAATGTTTTATACAACTGATATAAATAAAATATCAGAAGTGATAAAAGAAATGAATCATTTCTATGCTGTGCAAGAAGGATTGATTTTAAAAGATTTTTTTTCACTTCGTCAGCAGGAAATTGAAGCTGCGAAAGAAGCTCTGGATCAGAAGTCTGCTGCTCCTTTATATTCTGATAATAAAAGCCTTATGAATGCAAGTGTTGAAAGGTCTTTCATAGAGTTGAAAGAAAGAGATAGTAATCTGAAGAAGGCTTATTCCGAATTGGATGATTTTATTAATAAGGTATATATTGAATTGAAAGCTCCGGTTTCTAATATAGAAGGACTGGTTAAAGAGATGATGTTGGAGGTCAATAATGACAGCGGGGAAGCAGAGTTGCTAAGGCAGATGCTTAATACATCATTGGAGCGAATAAAAAAGACAATTGAACTGTTGATCGAAATCTCTGAGATTTATAATACCGATCTATTAGACCAAAAGTATTCTATAAACTTTTCAGATATTCTGGATGAAGTCTTAGAAGATATTAATCCTGTTCTATTCGATGGCAAGCTTACCGTGGTAAGAGAGTTTCAGGTACTAACTATACATTTTTCAAAAAAGCAATTGAAATCCGTATTGTTAAATTTACTTTTAAACTCTATTAAATTCAAAACTCCTGGAAACAACGTCAGGGTTGTCATTAAAACGCAGATGCAAAAGGGAAGGCTTTTATTAAGCTTCTGCGATAATGGAATAGGCATAAGTCCTAAAGATCATAAACGGATTTTTCAGGCATTCAGAAAAGCTCATGATGTTGAAGATGGTTTAGGGGGCGGACTATATCTTGTAAAAAGTATAATGGAGAGAAATAATGGAAAGATTGAAGTGGATAGCGAATCAGGATATGGTACCATTTTTAATTTAATTTTTAATACACCTCCCTTTGATTTTAAGTTGAGCTGA
- a CDS encoding cold-shock protein produces MLQGTVKFFNNSKGYGFIKNEKSGEEIFVHASGLIDQVRENDKVRFEVKQGKKGPNAVNVSLV; encoded by the coding sequence ATGTTACAAGGAACTGTAAAGTTCTTCAATAATTCCAAAGGATATGGATTTATTAAAAATGAAAAATCCGGAGAAGAAATTTTTGTTCACGCAAGTGGACTGATCGACCAGGTCAGAGAAAATGATAAGGTTCGATTTGAGGTAAAGCAAGGTAAGAAAGGGCCCAACGCTGTAAATGTTTCCTTAGTTTAG
- the murI gene encoding glutamate racemase codes for MEKGPIGVFDSGFGGLTVLKEFEKLLPDYDYLYLGDNARAPYGTRSFDTVYQYTLECVKYLFDKGCHLVILACNTASAKALRSIQQQDLNAIDSEKRVLGVIRPTTEIIGSVSQTRHVGILGTKGTIESNSYPIEIHKFYPEIKVFQEACPMWVPLVENNEYDGPGADYFIEKHIINILSKSSEIDTLVLGCTHYPLLAEKIQNYLPSEVKLVSQGEIVAKSLKDYFVSHPDMETKCSKGGTCTFYTTDSTTSFDAAASVFLDKKIESLHITL; via the coding sequence ATGGAAAAAGGGCCGATTGGGGTATTTGACTCAGGTTTTGGAGGATTAACAGTTCTGAAAGAGTTTGAAAAATTACTCCCTGATTACGATTACCTTTACCTGGGAGACAATGCACGAGCTCCATATGGAACCAGGTCATTTGATACCGTTTATCAATATACTCTTGAGTGTGTAAAGTATCTTTTTGATAAAGGATGTCACCTGGTCATTTTAGCTTGCAATACAGCCTCTGCTAAAGCTTTGAGAAGTATTCAACAGCAGGATTTAAATGCTATAGACTCGGAGAAAAGGGTTTTAGGCGTTATAAGACCAACTACTGAAATAATAGGCTCTGTTTCGCAAACACGTCATGTGGGTATTCTGGGAACCAAGGGTACTATAGAATCAAATTCTTATCCTATTGAGATTCATAAGTTTTATCCTGAAATAAAAGTCTTTCAGGAAGCATGCCCAATGTGGGTTCCGCTGGTAGAAAATAACGAATATGACGGCCCTGGAGCTGACTATTTTATTGAAAAGCATATCATTAACATTTTATCAAAATCATCAGAAATAGATACACTGGTATTGGGCTGTACACACTATCCTTTGCTTGCAGAGAAAATCCAGAATTACCTTCCCTCTGAAGTAAAGCTCGTGTCTCAGGGAGAAATTGTAGCCAAAAGTCTTAAAGATTATTTCGTAAGCCATCCTGATATGGAGACCAAGTGTTCGAAAGGCGGGACTTGCACTTTTTATACTACAGACTCTACTACCAGTTTTGATGCTGCTGCTTCTGTGTTTCTGGATAAAAAAATAGAATCCTTACATATCACGCTGTAA
- a CDS encoding CHASE domain-containing protein gives MKLYNKIRVFLRQYFIPVISFLIIYFLVIYSYIQVKEKTNQQRTEYFESRSYLVKTSINNRILDYIQILKGGKAFIESSDSITRKEWKRYISSLDVDQNYPGIQGIGYSIFIKPEELENHIKEIRSSGFPSYSVTPSGKREIYTSIIYLEPFTDRNLRAFGYDMYSEPVRRRAMERAMETGKPALTDKLTLVQETGDGNQPGFLIYVPVYYSNGSSSALLSREQRRQSIKGFVYSPFRSGDLFNALLPARFNDLNIEIYNGEELTEDALLFSTRKNGTLGNKGEEFKKYENISIGGTNWIIYISSKPLFGGRESNDALLILIGGSVISFLIFFILLIRSEAKRINRLKQTITETVTAAIFVINRKGFVTFINPAVTKITGYRPEDFSEKTFYDVMHHRSKGPYKNLDPARNIYQTILQGVHVHDQEDILIRKDGSLFPALCSASPILENGIPLGTLVEVKDITGEKKAKETIAKNLETKNFLLEAMPDKVWTADGNGVFNFFGHNWEVYSGYAIDEFLKKGIDLITYFEDKVQNDKTITQLLQEHKPFQIEHRFKKDDGEYRWHLTRGFPQTSKNGDVEMWVGTSTDIHEQKLQLEELKMINLDLDNFIYTASHDLKAPISNMEGLVDALKIAGDNKDERDELIELMNKSLLRLGRTINDLTEIAKIQKQKDWTNEVVEFSEIVEEVMEDMQRFIDESEAKINLDFNVSAIKFSKKNLRSIFYNLISNAIKYKKSDTAPIVDVRTFLEKDKIVIFARDNGLGIKQENKKRVFEMFRRLHAHVEGSGMGLYIVKRIVENAGGTIDIESKAGEGTIFRIYLPAENLLIRQ, from the coding sequence ATGAAATTATATAATAAAATACGTGTATTCTTAAGGCAGTATTTTATTCCGGTCATTTCTTTCCTGATCATATATTTTTTGGTTATATATTCTTATATCCAGGTTAAAGAAAAGACTAACCAGCAAAGAACAGAATATTTTGAATCAAGATCATATCTTGTTAAAACATCCATTAATAACAGAATTTTAGATTATATCCAGATCCTGAAAGGAGGAAAGGCTTTTATAGAATCTTCGGATTCGATAACAAGGAAAGAATGGAAACGGTATATATCAAGTCTCGATGTAGATCAGAATTATCCCGGAATTCAGGGAATAGGTTATTCTATCTTCATAAAGCCTGAGGAATTGGAAAATCATATTAAAGAAATCCGGTCCAGTGGCTTTCCTTCATATTCTGTAACTCCTTCTGGTAAAAGAGAAATATACACATCCATAATCTATCTGGAACCATTTACAGATAGAAATCTTAGGGCATTTGGTTATGATATGTATAGTGAACCGGTTCGAAGGAGGGCTATGGAAAGAGCAATGGAAACAGGTAAACCTGCCCTTACAGATAAATTAACATTGGTTCAGGAAACTGGTGACGGCAATCAACCTGGCTTTTTAATTTATGTTCCTGTTTATTATTCAAATGGTTCTTCAAGTGCTTTGCTTTCCAGAGAGCAAAGAAGACAGTCCATCAAAGGATTTGTATACAGTCCTTTCAGGTCAGGTGATTTATTTAATGCATTACTTCCGGCAAGGTTCAATGATTTAAATATTGAAATTTATAATGGAGAGGAACTGACGGAAGACGCTTTACTTTTTTCTACCAGGAAAAATGGAACTTTAGGAAATAAAGGAGAGGAATTTAAGAAGTATGAAAACATAAGCATTGGTGGAACTAACTGGATTATCTACATTTCATCAAAACCTCTTTTTGGAGGAAGAGAATCTAATGATGCCCTATTGATTCTTATTGGAGGATCTGTGATAAGCTTTTTGATATTCTTTATTTTACTTATAAGATCGGAAGCCAAAAGGATTAACAGACTCAAGCAAACAATCACCGAAACGGTGACTGCGGCAATATTTGTCATCAACAGAAAAGGATTTGTTACTTTTATTAATCCGGCAGTAACCAAGATTACCGGATATAGACCTGAAGACTTCAGCGAAAAGACTTTTTATGATGTTATGCATCATAGAAGCAAAGGACCATATAAAAATCTTGATCCAGCCCGAAATATCTATCAAACCATTCTGCAAGGAGTTCATGTGCATGATCAGGAGGATATTCTGATAAGGAAAGATGGAAGTTTATTTCCCGCACTTTGTTCTGCTAGTCCTATTTTAGAGAATGGAATTCCTCTCGGAACACTGGTGGAGGTTAAAGATATTACAGGTGAAAAAAAAGCTAAAGAAACTATAGCAAAAAATCTGGAAACAAAGAATTTTCTTCTGGAAGCCATGCCAGATAAGGTGTGGACTGCCGATGGAAATGGAGTTTTTAATTTTTTTGGTCACAATTGGGAAGTGTATTCCGGTTATGCAATTGATGAATTCCTGAAAAAAGGTATAGACCTGATTACTTATTTCGAAGACAAAGTGCAGAATGATAAAACCATTACCCAATTACTTCAAGAACATAAGCCTTTTCAGATTGAACACAGGTTTAAAAAAGATGATGGAGAGTATAGATGGCACCTTACAAGAGGTTTTCCTCAAACCAGCAAAAATGGTGATGTCGAGATGTGGGTCGGTACCAGCACTGACATTCATGAACAAAAGCTACAGCTTGAAGAATTAAAAATGATCAACTTAGACCTTGATAACTTTATTTATACCGCTTCTCATGATCTTAAAGCTCCAATATCTAATATGGAAGGATTAGTCGATGCTTTGAAAATTGCAGGTGATAATAAAGATGAAAGAGATGAGCTGATTGAATTAATGAATAAATCATTATTGAGACTAGGAAGAACAATCAATGATCTTACAGAAATTGCAAAAATTCAGAAACAAAAGGATTGGACTAATGAAGTAGTTGAATTTTCTGAAATAGTAGAAGAGGTAATGGAGGATATGCAAAGATTTATTGATGAGTCTGAAGCTAAGATTAATTTAGACTTTAATGTATCAGCTATAAAATTCAGCAAAAAGAATCTCAGAAGTATTTTTTATAATTTGATTTCAAATGCTATCAAATACAAGAAAAGCGATACTGCCCCTATTGTTGATGTCAGAACTTTCCTTGAAAAGGATAAGATAGTGATTTTTGCTAGAGATAACGGGTTAGGTATAAAGCAGGAAAATAAAAAAAGAGTATTCGAAATGTTCAGAAGATTGCATGCGCATGTGGAAGGTTCAGGAATGGGCTTGTATATAGTTAAAAGGATTGTTGAAAATGCTGGAGGGACCATCGATATAGAAAGTAAAGCAGGAGAGGGGACAATATTCAGAATATATCTGCCGGCAGAAAATCTTTTAATCAGACAATAG
- a CDS encoding O-acetylhomoserine aminocarboxypropyltransferase/cysteine synthase family protein, translating to MSQNKLHFETLQLHAGQEVDPTTQSRAVPIYQTTSYQFKSSEHGANLFALKEFGNIYTRIMNPTTDVFEKRIAALEGGVAALAVASGQAAQFIALNNILQAGDNIVSTSYLYGGTYNQFKVSFKRLGITVKFAEGDKAESFEKLIDQNTKAIYLETIGNPGFNIPDFEDIAKLAKKHDLPLIVDNTFGAGGYLFRPLEHGANIVVESATKWIGGHGTSIGGVIIDGGNYNWGNGKFPQFTEPSEGYHGLKFWDVFGTNGPFGNIAFIIRARVEGLRDWGPALSPFNSFLLLQGLETLSLRVQRHVDNALELAKWLEKHPQVTSVNYPGLESSPYNKLAKKYLKNGFGGVLSFQIKGGKDAADRFVNSLKLVSHLANVGDAKTLIIHPASTTHQQLNDVEQKSAGVIPGQLRVSTGIEHIEDIKSDFQQAFDAVK from the coding sequence ATGTCGCAAAACAAACTACACTTTGAAACCCTTCAACTGCATGCAGGACAGGAGGTTGATCCAACAACTCAATCAAGAGCTGTACCTATCTATCAGACTACCTCATATCAGTTTAAAAGCTCAGAGCATGGAGCTAATCTGTTCGCTCTTAAAGAGTTCGGGAATATTTATACAAGAATAATGAACCCAACCACAGATGTCTTTGAAAAGAGGATAGCTGCATTGGAAGGTGGAGTTGCGGCCTTAGCCGTAGCCTCCGGTCAGGCTGCTCAGTTCATAGCATTGAACAACATACTTCAGGCAGGCGACAACATAGTATCTACTTCATATCTCTATGGTGGTACCTATAATCAATTCAAAGTGTCGTTTAAGAGGCTTGGTATAACAGTAAAATTTGCGGAAGGAGATAAAGCTGAATCTTTCGAAAAGCTGATTGATCAGAACACAAAAGCCATATACCTTGAAACCATTGGTAATCCAGGGTTTAACATTCCGGACTTTGAAGATATTGCAAAGCTGGCTAAAAAGCATGATTTACCTCTCATTGTAGATAATACTTTTGGAGCAGGTGGTTATCTATTCAGGCCATTAGAGCATGGAGCCAATATTGTGGTAGAATCAGCTACCAAATGGATTGGTGGGCATGGTACAAGTATAGGAGGCGTTATTATTGATGGTGGTAACTATAACTGGGGCAATGGAAAATTCCCTCAGTTTACTGAGCCTTCAGAAGGTTATCATGGATTAAAGTTTTGGGACGTATTTGGAACAAACGGTCCATTCGGAAATATAGCATTTATTATTAGAGCACGTGTAGAAGGACTAAGAGACTGGGGACCGGCTTTAAGTCCATTTAACTCATTTCTTTTACTTCAAGGACTGGAAACGTTGTCATTGCGAGTACAAAGACATGTTGACAATGCACTGGAATTAGCTAAATGGCTGGAAAAACATCCGCAGGTAACTTCCGTAAATTATCCTGGACTTGAATCTAGTCCTTATAACAAGCTAGCTAAAAAGTATCTAAAAAATGGATTTGGAGGAGTATTATCTTTTCAGATTAAAGGAGGAAAGGATGCAGCTGATAGATTTGTAAACTCACTTAAATTGGTTAGTCATCTTGCTAATGTCGGAGATGCTAAGACATTGATCATTCATCCGGCTTCGACTACACATCAGCAGTTAAATGATGTGGAACAAAAATCAGCAGGTGTGATACCAGGCCAGTTAAGAGTTAGTACAGGTATAGAACATATTGAAGATATAAAATCAGATTTTCAGCAAGCATTTGATGCTGTAAAATAA